Genomic segment of Thermococcus sp.:
GGCATACCCTTTGCCGAGACCTCGGTCAGCGTGGACACCGTGGCAAACCTCATCGAGGCAATGAGGGTCGCACTCGTCAATGAAAAAACCGCCGAGAGGCTGTACAGCCATCTGGGCAAGATACTGCCCGAGCACAGGGGGATATTCGGATTCCTGGCGGCACAGGAGAGGGCACACTACGCATCGATACGGAGCCACGTCGAGTACCTCGAAGACGTCACCCAGGGACAGCCGGAGTACGTGAACGCCCCGGTGGAGTTCTTCGGCGCCCAGCTGGAGCTCTACCTGGGCCCGCGCACAAGGAAGTGAGGTGACAGCGTGAGGGTCGTTATAGTCGGCAACGGGCCGGGTGGTCTTGAGCTCGCCAAGAACCTGAGCAAAGAGTTTAACGTGACCATAGTCGAGAAGGAGAAGCCACCCCACTACTCCAGGCCAATGCTTAGCCACTACATAGCGGGCTTCATCCCCGAGGAGAGGCTCTTTCCGTATTCCCCCGAGTGGTATGCGGAGAAAGGGATAAACCTGCTCCTCGGGGCGGAGGCAAAGCTGATCGACAGGTTCAGGAGGGTTCTGGTGACGGACGGGGGCGAGATACCCTACGACGTCCTCGTCATGGCGACCGGAGCGAGGGCCAGAGAGCCGCGAGTTCCCGGAAAGGATCACATCCTAACGCTCAGAACCCTTGACGATGCAAGGCTGATAAAGGAGCGCCTTGAGGAGGAGGGCGAGATAACGGTTCTCGGCGGGGGCTTCATAGCCCTTGAACTCGCCGGAAACCTCGCCAAGGCCGGCCACACCGTGAGGGTGGTTCACAGGGGGGAGACCCTGCTCGGTCTGGACGGCGAACTTAGTGACCGCATCAGGGAGGAGCTTGAGAGGACTGGAGTTGAGTTCCACCTGAAGTCAAAAGTCATAAGCGCCGACGAAGACGGTATAAACACCGAAACGGGCTACATCCCCGGGAAGCTGAAGGTCTGTGCCTTCGGGATAGTGCCGAACAGGGAGCTCGCCCTGAAGAGCGGCATCCACGCCGGCAGGGGGATACTGGTCGATGACCACCTCAGGACATCAGCCAGGGACGTCTACGCCATAGGGGACTGCGCGGAGCTTGGGGGCGTCGTTGGGGGGACGGCCAGAACAGCGGTGGAGCAGGCGAAGGTTCTCGCGAGAATACTAAGGGGGGAGGAGGCCAGCTACGTTCCGTTCAGGTCGGCGTTCTTCAAGTTCGCCGACTTTAGCGTAGCCATCATCGGAAGGACGAAAGGGAGGGGAGAGTGGCTCAATGAGAACACCAAGGTCTTCTACGATGGGGAGAAAGCCACCGGCGCCGTCGTCCTCGGTGACCTCAGGGAAGCCATGAGGCTCGAAAAAATTATCAGAGAAGGACTACCTATTGACTGAAGTGCAGGTTTCATCAAACTTTTGGTTTGGAAAATCGTTATATACCCTTGGCACGGAGATATTAATGCAACAACGTTTGTAGGTGATATGCATGGCGGTGAAAAGGAAAATGACCCGGAAGTTTCTGGAGGATGCCTTTGCCGGCGAAAGCATGGCGCACATGAGGTACCTGATTTTTGCCGAGCAGGCCGAGAAGGAAGGATTCCCCAACATAGCCAAGCTCTTCAGAGCCATAGCCCACGCTGAATTTGTCCATGCCAAGAACCACTTCATAGCCCTTGAGCACCTGGGCAAGACCCCAGAGAACCTGCAGGCGGGTATAGACGGCGAGACCTACGAGGTCGAGGAGATGTACCCGGTCTTTAAGAACGCCGCCGAGTTCCAGGGTGAGAAGGACGCGGTGAGAACGACCCACTACGCCCTTGAGGCAGAAAAGATACACGCCGAACTTTACGCCAAGGCGAAGGAGCTCGCCGAAAGCGGAAAGGACATCGAGATAAAGAAGATATACATCTGCCCGGTGTGCGGCTACACCGCCGTGGACGAGGCCCCCGAGTACTGTCCGGTCTGCGGTGCCCCGAGGGACAAGTTCGTGGTCTTTGAGTGAGTTTTTCGCTTTTTCATTTCTCAGGTTTGAGGCGCAAACCTTATAAGGTCGAACTAATAACATTAGGGTGGTGAAAGAAATGGCCAAATGGAAGTGTATAGTATGCGGATACATCTACGATGAGGATGAGGGCGACCCCGACACGGGGATCGAGCCCGGAACCAAGTTCGAGGATCTTCCCGAGGACTGGGTCTGCCCGCTCTGCGGCGCTCCCAAGGACATGTTTGAAAAGATAGAGTGAGGTGGTCGGGATGATAAGCGGAACCATAAGGAGTGGAGACTGGAAGGGGGAGAAGCACGTCCCCGTTATAGAGTACGAGAAGGAGGGCGACCTCGTCAAGGTCGAGGTTCAGGTCGGCAAGGAGATACCGCACCCGAACACTCCGGAGCACCACATCGCCTGGATCGAGCTATACTTCCACCCGGAGGGAGAGAACTTCCCGGTTCTCGTCGGCAGGGTTGCCTTCACCAACCACGGCGACCCGCTCACCGAGCCGAGGGCGGTCTTCTTCTTCAGGACGGGCAAGAAGGGCAAGCTCTACG
This window contains:
- a CDS encoding ferritin family protein: MEDVLDRLAQLPPREILGYAIASEEDAKRFYETLASKSGSLLGDFFRELAKAEEGHRTILLKLHESLFGNTDYTVPEGIPFAETSVSVDTVANLIEAMRVALVNEKTAERLYSHLGKILPEHRGIFGFLAAQERAHYASIRSHVEYLEDVTQGQPEYVNAPVEFFGAQLELYLGPRTRK
- a CDS encoding NAD(P)/FAD-dependent oxidoreductase, encoding MRVVIVGNGPGGLELAKNLSKEFNVTIVEKEKPPHYSRPMLSHYIAGFIPEERLFPYSPEWYAEKGINLLLGAEAKLIDRFRRVLVTDGGEIPYDVLVMATGARAREPRVPGKDHILTLRTLDDARLIKERLEEEGEITVLGGGFIALELAGNLAKAGHTVRVVHRGETLLGLDGELSDRIREELERTGVEFHLKSKVISADEDGINTETGYIPGKLKVCAFGIVPNRELALKSGIHAGRGILVDDHLRTSARDVYAIGDCAELGGVVGGTARTAVEQAKVLARILRGEEASYVPFRSAFFKFADFSVAIIGRTKGRGEWLNENTKVFYDGEKATGAVVLGDLREAMRLEKIIREGLPID
- a CDS encoding rubrerythrin family protein, which gives rise to MAVKRKMTRKFLEDAFAGESMAHMRYLIFAEQAEKEGFPNIAKLFRAIAHAEFVHAKNHFIALEHLGKTPENLQAGIDGETYEVEEMYPVFKNAAEFQGEKDAVRTTHYALEAEKIHAELYAKAKELAESGKDIEIKKIYICPVCGYTAVDEAPEYCPVCGAPRDKFVVFE
- the rd gene encoding rubredoxin, translating into MAKWKCIVCGYIYDEDEGDPDTGIEPGTKFEDLPEDWVCPLCGAPKDMFEKIE
- a CDS encoding class II SORL domain-containing protein is translated as MISGTIRSGDWKGEKHVPVIEYEKEGDLVKVEVQVGKEIPHPNTPEHHIAWIELYFHPEGENFPVLVGRVAFTNHGDPLTEPRAVFFFRTGKKGKLYALSYCNIHGLWENEVTLE